Proteins found in one Syntrophobacterales bacterium genomic segment:
- the cas5c gene encoding type I-C CRISPR-associated protein Cas5c, with the protein MSQNDELIKINVSGEYACFSRPEFKVERVSYPVITPSAARGVLEAIFWKPEFRYEIRRVGILKLGSQTVILKNELADRQGSKPFYIEDGRQQRSSLMLKNVAYSIEAEIRLRPHCVDSVYKYIDQFRRRVDKGQHYHTPYLGTRECAACVMPMSNEEPPYLDLPVGTMLFDIAFVKSVERVEMEFKRPGKESPVGGYAQALFFSAEVKGGWLNVPKDRYRELYHLEGWNV; encoded by the coding sequence ATGAGCCAGAACGATGAGCTAATTAAAATCAATGTCAGCGGCGAATATGCGTGTTTTTCCCGTCCGGAATTTAAGGTAGAGCGAGTTAGTTATCCGGTCATCACGCCAAGTGCGGCGCGTGGTGTTCTTGAAGCCATTTTCTGGAAACCGGAATTCAGATATGAGATCCGTAGGGTTGGCATATTAAAGTTAGGCAGTCAAACGGTAATTTTAAAGAACGAACTGGCGGACCGGCAAGGGAGCAAACCTTTTTATATAGAGGATGGACGTCAGCAACGCTCAAGCCTTATGTTGAAAAATGTTGCATACAGTATTGAGGCTGAAATACGGCTCCGGCCTCACTGTGTTGATTCGGTTTATAAATATATTGATCAGTTCCGCAGGCGTGTAGATAAGGGGCAGCATTATCATACACCTTATCTTGGCACACGGGAATGCGCTGCCTGTGTCATGCCTATGAGTAACGAAGAACCACCATATCTTGATTTGCCAGTTGGCACGATGCTTTTCGACATAGCTTTTGTTAAAAGTGTAGAAAGAGTTGAGATGGAGTTCAAGCGGCCCGGCAAAGAGAGCCCGGTGGGCGGATATGCTCAGGCGCTTTTCTTCTCAGCGGAGGTCAAGGGAGGGTGGCTTAACGTACCTAAGGACAGATATCGTGAACTTTATCATTTGGAGGGATGGAATGTTTAG